In Mytilus trossulus isolate FHL-02 chromosome 6, PNRI_Mtr1.1.1.hap1, whole genome shotgun sequence, a single window of DNA contains:
- the LOC134720807 gene encoding out at first protein-like, with amino-acid sequence MMDIPLDGKMAKSLSELKKSYILTLFLLSLCSCQLVVNVKDGGGDVTVESFLGNTTSDIVQLQFLNKDGTHVTQFIDFKTETQIFKTYIPWEEEQGFGQSKPQALCFVSRFTKNEFISSDAMSKLRQKNPSAIRTPEEEKTPESHLMDANLILEKSNIISPKIFNFCRDARETVFTKEIDIKIWSKSLGQDMAAMMSTIKPSYPAKYNNCKDVNDLSKACLCHYHICIGWYPCGLKYCRGKDSTGKYVSYRCGIKTCRRFMSFDFVARQKMFCLWDF; translated from the exons ATGATGGACATTCCCCTGGATGGGAAAATGGCAAAAAGTTTAAGTGAATTGAAGAAGTCATATATACTTACACTGTTCTTGTTATCACTTTGCTCTTGTCAACTTGTGGTTAATGTAAAAGATGGAGGAGGCGATGTAACAGTCGAAAGTTTCCTTGGCAATACCACTTCAGATATAGTTCAGCTGCAGTTTCTGAACAAAGATGGGACCCATGTTACACAATTTATAGACTTTAAAACA GAAACACAGATTTTTAAAACCTATATCCCATGGGAAGAAGAACAGGGATTTGGTCAGAGTAAACCACAAGCTCTGTGTTTTGTTTCCaggtttacaaaaaatgaatttatttcatcTGATGCTATGTCTAAGTTACGACAG AAAAATCCATCAGCTATCAGAACACCTGAGGAAGAGAAAACTCCAGAGAGCCATCTGATGGATGCTAATTTAATACTGGAAAAATCCAACATTATATCACCAAAGATTTTCAACTTCTGTCGTGATGCAAGAGAGACAGTATTTACCAAAGaaatagatattaaaatatGGTCAAAAT cttTAGGACAAGACATGGCAGCCATGATGTCAACAATCAAACCGTCTTATCCTGCcaaatataataattgtaaAGATGTCAACGATTTATCAAAGGCATGTTTATGTCATTATCATATCTGTATAGGATGGTATCCATGTGGATTGAAATACTGCCGTGGTAAAGATTCCACAGGAAAGTATGTCAGTTACAGATGTGGAATAAAGACGTGTAGAAGATTTATGTCGTTCGACTTTGTAGCCAGACAGAAAATGTTCTGTTTGtgggatttttaa